In Nicotiana tabacum cultivar K326 chromosome 11, ASM71507v2, whole genome shotgun sequence, a single window of DNA contains:
- the LOC107766830 gene encoding uncharacterized protein LOC107766830, translated as MELIPITSDRIEEIAESSCASQKSRKRVRRKLKESPPCKILRHDALPEEVRVGSIFENKQNMTKFFCSLEINQKVEFTAVRSCSKRYGLKCIIDKCGWNVRATRIKSSTLFRVIKYHNIHECSVDARKSDQKHVTSNFISEQIVEHVQDKKIEVTPAFVENEMKKKFGIDIGYHKVWRAVQKAVACIRGTLKENYQILPSYLHMMVCKNPGTYTSIKRDVQNRPVIAVDATFLKSKYHGVLFVAVSKDANNQIFPLCFSVVESENNEAYIWFFGEMRKAIQICRELVFLSDRNQSIANGIRKVFPEAHHSICLYHFEKNLKQRHAKATVINLFPSAARSYKREDFNHVPTQKIKSEGIEFIVDLKKRTCNCLEFQLDELPCPHAIAAINKRYLQKSDYCSNWYSKETWLKTYEGHVNTVGDQKSWDIPQNV; from the exons ATGGAGCTTATACCGATAACATCAgatagaattgaagaaattgcTGAAAGTTCTTGTGCTTCtcagaaatcaagaaaaagagtgAGGAGAAAGCTGAAAGAATCTCCACCATGTAAAATACTTAGGCATGATGCGTTGCCTGAGGAAGTAAGAGTtggatcaatttttgagaacaaaCAAAATATGACAAAATTTTTCTGCAGCTTGGAGATAAACCAGAAAGTTGAATTCACTGCTGTTAGATCATGTTCAAAGAGATATGGGCTGAAATGCATCATAGACAAATGTGGTTGGAATGTACGTGCTACCAGAATAAAAAGTTCCACACTATTCAGGGTGATAAAATATCATAACATCCATGAATGCTCGGTTGATGCAAGAAAATCAGATCAGAAGCATGTTAcatcaaattttataagtgaaCAAATTGTAGAACATGTTCAAGACAAAAAGATAGAGGTTACACCAGCCTTtgtagaaaatgaaatgaaaaagaaatttggaatcGACATTGGTTATCACAAGGTATGGCGTGCTGTTCAAAAAGCTGTTGCTTGCATAAGGGGAACACTTAAAGAGAACTACCAAATTCTTCCTTCATACCTACACATGATGGTGTGCAAAAATCCAGGAACGTACACAAGCATAAAAAGAGATGTGCAGAATAG ACCCGTTATTGCAGTAGATGCAACGTTTTTAAAGTCCAAATATCATGGTGTTCTATTTGTTGCTGTATCAAAGGATGCAAACAATCAAATCTTTCCTCTATGTTTTAGTGTAGTAGAATCAGAAAACAATGAGGCATACATTTGGTTCTTCGGGgaaatgagaaaagcaattcaaATCTGTCGTGAATTGGTTTTCTTGTCAGATAGAAACCAATCAATTGCAAATGGGATTAGAAAAGTTTTTCCTGAAGCTCACCATAGTATCTGCCTCTATCACTttgagaaaaatttaaagcaaagACATGCAAAAGCCACGGTAATAAATCTTTTTCCAAGTGCTGCAAGGTCATACAAACGTGAAGATTTTAATCATGTCCCAACTCAAAA AATAAAAAGTGAAGGAATCGAGTTCATTGTGgacttaaagaagagaacttgtAACTGCCTGGaattccaacttgatgaattGCCCTGTCCACATGCAATTGCTGCTATTAATAAGAGATATCTGCAGAAATCtgattactgctcaaattggtatTCAAAGGAAACATGGTTGAAAACATATGAAGGACATGTGAATACCGTGGGAGATCAAAAATCATGGGATATACCACAAAATGTATAA
- the LOC107766832 gene encoding uncharacterized protein LOC107766832, translating to MKKVITGNGKISKDAKETVQECVSEFISFVTGEASDKCQREKRKTINGDDIIWAIGVLGFDEYVNPLKQYLNKYRELEGEKLNVPNKQQQQQQQQQQQQLHDHAHSPSLPNYNSVYNSPSGLGLPQPSFVSTDQSFPLPLISQNSIQSQLSQQEQQIDSVGHWKLQFLRWFWALNYHFLQRLISSSNHIYIGV from the exons ATGAAGAAAGTCATCACAGGAAATGGAAAAATTTCAAAAGATGCAAAGGAAACGGTCCAAGAATGCGTGTCAGAGTTCATTAGCTTCGTTACAGGAGAAGCATCAGACAAATGCCAACGCGAAAAGAGGAAGACGATTAATGGCGATGACATTATATGGGCTATCGGAGTCCTTGGATTCGACGAATATGTGAACCCATTAAAGCAATATCTTAACAAGTACAGAGAACTTGAAGGTGAAAAATTAAATGTTCCTAataagcagcagcagcagcagcaacaacaacaacagcaacagctACATGATCACGCGCATTCGCCTAGTTTGCCTAATTACAACAGCGTATATAATTCTCCCTCAGGTCTTGGTTTGCCTCAACCTTCATTTGTGTCAACAGATCAATCGTTTCCGTTGCCATTGATTTCACAGAATTCAATTCAATCCCAATTATCTCAACAAGAGCAGCAGATTGACTCTGTTGGACATtg GAAACTTCAGTTTTTGAGATGGTTTTGGGCTCTTAATTATCATTTCTTGCAAAGATTAATTTCCTCTTCCAACCATATATATATAGGCGTGTGA